atagCTCCAATGATCTTAGACTACAACAGGTTTCTTCCCTCTCACAGCTCAGTCACATTCACCACTGCAGAAGAGATGCCAGTGTATTTACCGAGggaaagcaaaattcagtttaTGTATGAAAACataccttttcttctccctttgctGGGTTGGACTTGTTTCACTACAAACAGTAGTTTAGAAGCATTGTCCTTTGAGTTCTGCATAACTCAAAGTTTTAGCAAAGTTAGATGTCATTCCAGCCTGCACTTACTTCCACAATTAAACTGACATAATGTGTATAGTACATACAACTGAATagaacataaaattatttgttcacATTAAATACATTAACTAAACCTATTTAATTTGCTAATTAAAGTCATTTCTCAACACCTAAGCAGTCGTTATCTGCAAGAGCAGACCTATCCTCGTGAACACAAATTACTGCCCAAGGATGAATCTGGACTGGAGGTTGCTGTCACAGAAACAGGAGGATCTGGGAGGATCTCTGTGCAGCTCAGTAGGTCACAGCCTGTGCTCCGGGTCTTGTCAGAGAGCTGTGGATGCTACACTGAAGGCTGCAAATAACATTTGTAGAAAAACATGACTGTTCCCTGAGCAGAAAGCCCTTAAGCACCTCTATTCAGGCAACCTTACTAATAGCTTTTTCCTACCCAGGTCCTCAGTCACTGCTTCCTAGCACATGCCTGTGCTGAATTCAGAGGTAAATCTCCCATTCACTTCAATGGGGGCAAGACCGGGCTCAGAGTGACCAGGCAACACAATGAGTCTTTTGCTCTTATCATGTATTAATTGGATCAGACCAGATTGGCAGGCTTGTGTCATATTTTCTCAGCACGTTGTActttaaagaactgaaatgctGTGTTTGAAGCCTGAACAACTTGTTGCTTGGTTGCACATGACTTGAGTTAAACTCCTTATACAGCACTGCAAGAAAAGAGTAGAGTTGCATTCACAGAGAAAGATTCTGGGGCTTCTCGACACTTTGCAAGGAGGACGTCAGGCAGAGGGGTCCCCATAATTGCAGGAACAACACCCCCCACCTGTCCCCCGCCCCATGCAATCCCTGACCTTTCCGTGCCATaccttgtccccccccccccatccctcaACTGTAAAACCTGCCCCATCCTTCTGCAGTGCAAACACCCCTGCCCCATCACCTCCTaacactgctggctcctgcctgTGCCATGTCCCTACATGTGTCCAGAGATGTCCCTGAGGCTCATGGACACCCACCACCGTGGTCACCCCCCCCCACTCCTTCCAAATGCCCTCCACCACTACCCGCCTTGCCCCACCTTGGCGTAGCAGAAGGAGATGAGCAGCAGCGGGAGCAGATAACCAAAGATGAACGTGCAAACCACGTAGACCTTCTTGTGGCGTGGGTTGGGCCACTGCTCCCAGCAAAAGGTCTGGTTGCTGTTCTCAGGGTGGAAGAGGCGCTGGTGGTGAGCCACAGGTGAGGCCATGGCAAAGGAGAGCGCCCAGATGAGCCCAATGCCCAGCAGCGCGTTGCGGGAGACGCGCAAGGTCGAGGAGCGGCGGGAATGCACGATGGCCACGTAGCGGTCCACCGACATGGCCGAGAGTGTGAAGATGCTCACCAGCATGGAGACGGTGAAGAAGTAGTGGATGAACTTGCAGATGAAGGCGCCCAGCACCCAGGCGGGCAGCACGTAGACCGTGGACTGGAAGGGGATGCAGAAGAGCAGGTAGGCCAGGTCGGCGATGCTCAGGTTGAGGATGAAGATGTTGGTGGTGCTGCGCTGCTTGCCCGGCTTGCTCCGAGACAGCACCGTGATCACCAGAGAGttgcccagcacccccagggtGAAGATCAAGCCAAAGACGATCAAGACGATGAAGTTATCCCTGCCGATGCCGAAGAGGGGCTTCCCCTCCGCCTCCGGCAGCCCGGAGAGGTTCAAGTCCCCGCGGGGCGGCTCTACCCCAGCCCGCGACCGGTTGAAGGGCTCCCCGGCCTCCATCCTCCCCCGTTCCCCCCGGCCAAAGTTTCCTCGGGCTGAAGGCGGAGGCGaagcccgccccccccccccccccggcctctctcccccctccccgcaaGCTccgggcagggctggaggggaggaggcagaggagggaggcaaggaggaggaaggcgccgccgcctcctctcCGCTCCGCTTCGCTCCGCGCCGCTCCGCCGCGGAGGGAGGCGGCTCCGAAGgctccccccgagcccccccagATGCTCCCGGGCCCGCCCCGGGGGGCGGCAGAGCCTCCGCTCCTCGCCGCGATGGGAGGCCGCTGGCTCGGGGACGGAGCGCAGGGCGTGGaggggggagcagaggaagggggGTTGGCTTTTCTTCCCCGGTTTAGCTTCTTAATCGCAGCCGCAAGCCCCCCGCCGTGGCTGCCGGGGAGCGGAGCCCACCTCGGGAAACTTCTCGTTGCTTTTTGGGTTCGGGTTTGGGAGGCTCGGGAGGCAGCGCGCAGGCAGGTGGCTGCTGCAAAGCCTCTCCAGAGGACGTGTGGAGGCGCCTTCATGaacctccagcagctggaggatAGTAAGAGTTGGTCCGGGCCAAACGCCGCCTGGTCTCGCTGTTTTCACCCCCCTCACAGGCTGCTGTTAAATATCCCGTCATACGCGCTGGTTCACAGGATAAAAAGTGGCTGTAACTCCAtccagcaaggaaagaaaagagagtttGGCCACTTTTCACATTCACATCACAAAGAACATGTTTCCAAATTTCGCTGCTGCTCTGCTATGTGTCTTATTAGCAATAAACTTGGAggtgggcagctgcagggaattCTTCAAGGTGCCAGAATTAGAGAAtctaaaaagttattttcttcagagcttGACAAAAACTTGACATAAGCTGGACGTGAGTTCTTGtaaatatgcacacacacacacacacgtacaccTTGTCACTGAGACAGATTTCCTTGagagtttttaaaacatttgttttcaatcGGTGTGTTACATCCAATGGTACTGTTGTTTTATCTCTCTTCTCAAGGGATCATCTTTACTGTTGTTAAAAATCCCCTCCATCGGTGTTAATATTGCACACTGGTGAAGGTAAAAACTGGGAGAGCTGTGGCTTTCTTCAAATAGCCTCCCTTACATATTCTATTTACTCAAGAGCTTGATGCTACTTTGCAGCAGTTTTTATGTGGAAGCAGTAGGGTCAAAGAGAACTgttcagatgtgttttttaaagcaacaagcTTCTGTTTGCTCCTTTGCAATCcacaattttacatttttttttctgcctttccttttggTACTTATGTTAAGACTTCTTCTCAGCAGATGTACATCAGCTGAGTGTAGAGCTATTGACTTTGCAGATCTAGACTTGAATTAAACCTACTTATCATCTGGTCCATTACGTCCAAAGCAAAATGTATTGGGAGAGCACAATTCAGTTTCTATAGATTTAAGAAACTTTGATTTAGGTTGAACTGCTTCACGGCTCAGTTTAGAAGTTACAGAtatatgaagtaaaaataaaccagTAAAGATTCCTAAAAgatttgaggattttttttctatgtgcaTACCTTATCATTATGTTGACGTTTGATTACTGTCAAACTAGATTTGAGAACAGGTATTGTTAAACATTTTTAGAGTATATCAGATACTGTGGACTTTTTGGAAGTACTTCAAGTAGATTGTGAAAATGAATAGATGCCTCCATAGATTTCCTTAGTGTTGCTGATGCCTGTGTTTACCACAATGAATTCCTTTATAAGATGAGATATAGGAAGctgatgttttgcttttgaatcaTGTCTCGTCGTCAGACATCACTCTTTTCTAGCATGTCAGGAGTGAAAGCCTCACGTTGCTGAAGCCAATGCTAACATTGCATTAATTGCAACTCTCCATTTGAAATATGTTATTAGCCCTCATTGCTCATGCCTCTATTTTCTTGAGAAATATGTTCACTTGAATAGAACAGTCTGAAAGGTGACCAAAGAATATTAGGTTgttgtacagaaaaataagccAGAAAAATGggtacagaaacaaaaacaattttaagtgAAAGCAACTTGAAAAATCACATCAGTGGTCTGTATGGAAGTGTTGCCTCTATTAATCCCTCAGCTGTTGTATTGCCAGTGTTGCAGCTCAAGCTTTGCCTGTCTGTTATGCGTATAGTGTAACATATATGGTACTTATAAGTCACCTGAGcattagggaaaacaaacaaacaaacaacagagaaCACAACGATACTGTAGCCTTTCTGTCATAGGGAAAGAAGCTGACAGACCCACAGGCTTAAGCTTTTATACCAGTAAATGAAAGTTCGCAT
The genomic region above belongs to Cygnus atratus isolate AKBS03 ecotype Queensland, Australia chromosome 2, CAtr_DNAZoo_HiC_assembly, whole genome shotgun sequence and contains:
- the GALR1 gene encoding galanin receptor type 1 yields the protein MEAGEPFNRSRAGVEPPRGDLNLSGLPEAEGKPLFGIGRDNFIVLIVFGLIFTLGVLGNSLVITVLSRSKPGKQRSTTNIFILNLSIADLAYLLFCIPFQSTVYVLPAWVLGAFICKFIHYFFTVSMLVSIFTLSAMSVDRYVAIVHSRRSSTLRVSRNALLGIGLIWALSFAMASPVAHHQRLFHPENSNQTFCWEQWPNPRHKKVYVVCTFIFGYLLPLLLISFCYAKVLNHLHKKLRNMSKKSEASKKKTAQTVLAVVVVFGISWLPHHVIHLWAEFGVFPLTQASFIFRVIAHCLAYSNSSVNPIIYAFLSENFRKAYKQVFKCQIGNESPLNDAKENKSQIDTPPTTNCTHL